Proteins encoded together in one Rubripirellula reticaptiva window:
- a CDS encoding TMEM43 family protein: protein MFGYFRRVKSALGAMIVGFLMVPGAVVLHGWNEYRTVHRTRGLAEAAELVETISDPNAVDPAREGQLVHLTGLAETDETLEDPDFHVSLPAIHLARRVEMFQWQENKKSKNNSNSNSKHTTTYTYNQTWSSNVANSDQFHRSAGHENPPMKYPNREVMAKHVNIGAYSLNEPLKRSMQDWQPMEFSGTDFLATVPESERNQYLMQGNQLYWSSSVPQPDQPQIGDLRIRFEKVVPGTVSLIAQQNGKSFSQFHTSNGEPIERLYMGSLTATEVIGKLTTENTVIAWLLRVAGLALSVIGFSMILKPLSAIASFVPLLGDFTGAVLFLIAALLGVIVSCIVIGLSWIAVRPLLGIALLTLSALAIYAVIRLKKKSHHSDEPELVDASMFVQ, encoded by the coding sequence ATGTTCGGATACTTTCGCCGCGTAAAAAGTGCGCTTGGCGCCATGATCGTCGGTTTTTTGATGGTTCCGGGCGCAGTGGTTTTGCATGGATGGAACGAATACCGAACGGTGCACCGCACACGCGGATTGGCCGAAGCGGCAGAGCTAGTCGAAACGATTTCGGATCCGAACGCGGTCGATCCTGCACGCGAGGGCCAATTGGTTCACTTGACCGGACTCGCCGAAACCGACGAAACGCTCGAGGATCCGGACTTCCATGTCTCGTTGCCCGCCATCCATCTGGCGCGGCGGGTCGAAATGTTTCAGTGGCAGGAAAATAAGAAGTCGAAAAACAATTCAAACTCGAATTCAAAACACACAACGACCTACACCTACAACCAAACCTGGTCCAGTAACGTCGCCAACAGCGATCAGTTCCACCGTTCGGCGGGACACGAAAATCCACCGATGAAGTACCCGAACCGCGAAGTCATGGCGAAACATGTCAACATCGGCGCTTACTCGCTAAATGAACCGTTAAAACGTTCAATGCAGGATTGGCAACCAATGGAGTTCAGCGGAACCGACTTTTTAGCGACCGTGCCCGAATCTGAACGCAACCAGTATCTGATGCAGGGCAACCAATTGTATTGGAGCAGCAGCGTTCCCCAGCCCGACCAACCGCAAATCGGTGACTTGCGAATTCGATTCGAAAAAGTAGTACCGGGAACGGTAAGCTTGATCGCCCAACAGAATGGCAAATCGTTTTCTCAGTTCCACACCAGCAATGGCGAACCGATTGAGCGACTCTACATGGGATCGCTAACAGCAACCGAAGTGATCGGAAAACTGACAACCGAGAACACGGTGATTGCATGGTTATTGCGAGTCGCTGGCCTAGCGTTATCGGTGATCGGCTTCTCGATGATCCTGAAACCTCTCAGCGCGATCGCTAGCTTCGTTCCTCTGCTAGGCGACTTTACCGGCGCGGTCCTGTTTCTGATCGCGGCGCTGCTAGGGGTGATCGTTTCCTGCATCGTGATCGGCCTGTCATGGATTGCCGTGCGACCGTTGTTGGGCATTGCCTTGTTGACCTTGTCGGCACTGGCGATCTACGCCGTGATCCGGTTGAAGAAAAAGTCGCATCACAGCGACGAACCAGAACTGGTGGACGCGTCCATGTTCGTTCAGTGA
- a CDS encoding PSD1 and planctomycete cytochrome C domain-containing protein gives MLFHRLPVAFAFLVLACQIGIADEKPTPEQLNFFETKIRPVLVKECYSCHSDEGGNVRGGLRLDTQSFTLIGGSSGPAVVPGELNDSLLWSAINHEDMAMPPKKKLSDQQIADLGRWIEMGAPDPRVSEVVEYRSSISEHDIETAKQDFWAYRHPAPSTPPSVKQTAWPKTDIDRFIASKLESANLPLATDATPNLILRRLSFDLTGLPPTPQQIDTFARLFASDPDRAIAAFVDSQLANEAFGQRWGRHWLDVARYGESTGGQVNMTFPHAWRYRDYVIESFNDDKPYDQFIQEQIAGDLLPAESDAQWAQNLVATTFLAIGSKNLNEQNRIQFAADVADEQIDATTRVFLGTSVACARCHDHKFDPIPQSDYYAMAGIFQGMKTYFGNPPSEFGSFNTVQANQNSSLLVLPVDDPNPFDRGYTASELADLRQQITSKIDEARQTRSNPNQNQAARIRINNVIADLSAKLAVVDQNGQPLSYCMGVQESPKPSNAKLLTRGEIDLPGRAIPRGIPSVLTASPVKIDDDSSGRLEMARWIGSDQNPLAARVMVNRIWQHLIGTGLVTSTENFGTTGSPPSHPELLDFLAIEFVKSGWSVKKLVRQITTSRVYRIASTFDQDSFDSDPDNTLLWRANQRRLDSEAIRDAILAASGQIDMDPPRGSEVAKAGYLRVRGGILGDPRELMQQQMVGMSRRSGFGRGRQPASSAYERLSQQLDMNDATFRSVYLPVVRDELPRSMEVFDFADPSAVIGTREESNTANQSLFMMNNPIVISQSDAMAQRIASFVKRPTGQVKAAFVLALGRPPTDAERSATLAYMKSVESEQGSAMQPLASVCQSLFASAEFRYLD, from the coding sequence ATGCTCTTTCATCGCTTACCGGTCGCTTTCGCGTTCCTGGTCCTCGCTTGCCAGATCGGCATTGCGGACGAAAAACCAACGCCAGAGCAACTCAATTTCTTTGAAACCAAGATTCGCCCAGTCCTCGTCAAAGAGTGCTATTCATGCCACTCCGACGAGGGCGGCAACGTTCGTGGCGGACTTCGGCTGGACACCCAATCGTTCACCCTGATCGGTGGCAGCAGTGGCCCAGCGGTCGTTCCGGGTGAACTGAATGACAGCCTTTTATGGTCGGCGATCAACCACGAAGACATGGCGATGCCGCCAAAGAAGAAACTGTCCGATCAGCAGATCGCTGACCTGGGGCGTTGGATCGAGATGGGCGCGCCGGATCCTCGAGTCTCTGAAGTTGTTGAATATCGATCCTCGATCTCAGAACACGACATTGAAACGGCCAAGCAAGATTTCTGGGCATACCGACATCCAGCACCGTCGACACCGCCAAGCGTCAAACAAACGGCCTGGCCCAAAACAGACATCGATCGTTTCATTGCTTCGAAGCTTGAGTCCGCGAACCTGCCTCTCGCCACCGACGCGACACCGAATCTGATCCTGCGCCGGCTGAGTTTTGATCTCACCGGGTTGCCACCAACGCCGCAACAAATCGACACCTTTGCTCGCCTATTTGCATCGGATCCCGACCGAGCGATCGCAGCATTCGTGGACAGCCAATTGGCAAACGAAGCTTTCGGTCAACGTTGGGGCCGGCACTGGCTGGACGTCGCTCGCTATGGCGAATCCACAGGCGGTCAAGTCAACATGACTTTCCCGCACGCCTGGCGATACCGTGACTATGTCATCGAATCTTTCAATGACGACAAACCCTATGATCAGTTCATTCAAGAGCAAATTGCCGGCGACCTTCTGCCTGCCGAAAGTGATGCGCAGTGGGCACAGAATTTGGTCGCGACAACGTTTTTGGCGATTGGTTCGAAGAACTTAAACGAGCAAAACCGAATCCAGTTCGCAGCGGATGTTGCTGACGAACAGATCGACGCGACGACGCGAGTCTTTTTAGGAACGTCGGTTGCTTGTGCGAGATGCCACGACCACAAGTTTGATCCGATCCCGCAATCGGATTACTACGCAATGGCAGGCATCTTCCAAGGCATGAAGACCTACTTTGGAAACCCGCCCTCGGAATTCGGCAGCTTCAATACCGTCCAGGCAAACCAGAACAGCAGCTTGCTAGTCTTGCCCGTCGATGACCCGAACCCGTTCGACCGGGGATACACGGCGTCGGAGCTTGCGGATTTGCGTCAGCAGATCACGAGCAAGATTGACGAAGCTCGACAAACCCGCAGCAACCCGAACCAAAACCAAGCGGCGCGGATACGAATCAACAACGTGATCGCCGACCTTTCGGCAAAACTGGCAGTTGTCGATCAAAACGGCCAGCCGCTTAGCTATTGCATGGGCGTACAAGAATCGCCAAAGCCTTCGAACGCAAAGCTCTTAACCCGCGGCGAAATCGACTTGCCCGGACGAGCGATCCCGCGTGGCATTCCATCGGTGCTGACAGCATCGCCCGTCAAAATCGACGATGACTCGAGCGGTCGTTTAGAGATGGCCCGATGGATTGGCAGCGACCAGAACCCGCTGGCCGCTCGCGTGATGGTGAATCGAATCTGGCAACATTTGATCGGCACCGGACTGGTCACCTCGACCGAGAATTTCGGCACGACAGGCTCGCCGCCCAGCCACCCCGAGCTACTCGATTTCTTGGCGATCGAATTTGTGAAGTCTGGCTGGTCCGTAAAAAAACTGGTCCGACAAATTACAACATCACGTGTTTATCGAATCGCGTCGACCTTCGATCAAGACAGTTTCGACAGCGACCCCGACAACACGTTGCTGTGGCGAGCCAATCAACGACGACTCGATTCCGAAGCCATTCGCGATGCGATACTGGCAGCCAGCGGACAGATCGACATGGATCCACCACGCGGGTCCGAGGTCGCCAAGGCTGGCTACCTTCGCGTTCGCGGAGGCATCTTGGGTGACCCTCGCGAACTAATGCAACAACAAATGGTGGGGATGTCACGGCGGTCAGGATTTGGCCGTGGTCGTCAACCGGCAAGTTCAGCCTATGAACGCCTCAGTCAACAACTGGACATGAACGACGCAACCTTTCGCAGCGTTTACCTGCCGGTGGTCCGCGACGAATTGCCTCGATCGATGGAAGTATTTGACTTCGCCGATCCTAGTGCCGTGATTGGAACCCGCGAGGAATCCAATACCGCAAACCAGTCGCTGTTCATGATGAACAACCCGATCGTGATCTCGCAAAGCGATGCGATGGCACAACGAATCGCGAGTTTCGTCAAGCGACCAACCGGTCAAGTCAAAGCCGCCTTTGTCTTAGCACTCGGACGGCCCCCAACGGATGCCGAACGCTCGGCCACGTTGGCGTACATGAAGTCCGTCGAATCCGAGCAGGGTTCTGCGATGCAACCACTTGCATCAGTTTGCCAAAGCCTGTTCGCGTCCGCCGAATTCCGATACCTCGATTAG